TTGCTCCCAGCTAGCTACAGCAACTGGGCTTATCAAtataatattacatatatatatatatatatatatatatatatatatatatatatatatatttgtgaagTAGGTATGTAAgaataatataattgatataaTTGTTATGACAAATCATTAATTTATCCATTTTAATATATGATGAGAATGTAAAATAAGCACCAGCAAGGTAGAGAAATAGATATGGGAATACATCAGAATCACTTTCATTAGGCAAACTAGCAATACATACAGCATCGTCCTAGATGGACGTAGATACATCTTTGACTGATACCAAAGCCAGATATTAGGAGATAAGTGCGGTCTGATCGTTCATTACCTTCATCCTTGTGATTCTTTATACATATGCTTCCCACCATATATATACACTGAAGATTTGAGACCCTCAGCCTGCCACATAAAATGTGATTTAAACCTCAACTTGCAATACAATCTAAGCCTGGATATGTAAGACAATATTCAACAGGACAAGAAGAACAACTCAAAGAATAAAGCGGTGCAGGTGAGTGTGACCCCTAAAGCTTCTCGGTCAGCCATAGCATTTGACTGCAAAAAGATAGCTTATCAAACCCATTAAGTGATTCTTTGCATTTATATCATTATGGTTCTTCATCCTTGAAACTTATGATTACGAGAACATCAAACCCAACTTTTAATGGATGTCAATGCAAAGGATATGTGTTAAGAATCTTAATATTTGAAGGGATATGCACGCATGTTATCTTTAATTaaaagtatgtatatatatatatatatgtatatatgtatatatatttatagagtATATGTTCCCTAGACGGTAAGCAACTTTCAAGCTCATGTTCTTCGTGAAGGCATAGGCTAAGAACCATGCATGGAGAATCTACGGTGCAAACAAGAACAGAGGAACGAAGCGAAGAAAAGAACCACCTCTGCTCCTGTCGGCGGTGCCGTTGCGGCGCCAGCTATTGGAGTTGGGGTAGCTGTAGATCGGTTCTGTGGTGGAATCAATGAGCTTGATGTCGTTCTCGAGTTCTTCGTAATGGCGCTTCACTTCCTCCACCGACTTCCCGCCGACGGCCCTGGCCACATTCTGCCAGCGGTCGGGGGTGTCGTCGTAGCGTGCGATGGCTATCTCGAACCGCTTGTTCTCCTCTTCCGTCCACGGCTGCTCCAGCTTGCGGGAGGAGCTCTTTGAGCTGGACGCCATCTCTGCTGCTGTGATGGCGGCGAGGGACTCTTGACCAATACCCGTCAGTGAAGTCTTGAGTGCATGGGGTAGCAGTTGCCATGTCTGCTCCTTATAAACCGGTAAGGAAGTGGGGGTTGTGGGGTAGTGCTGGGCTATTGGAGGCTAGTTGGCGAATAGCATTTGCAAAAGGACCAAATGAAGGAGCCGGAGAGTGACGCCAAAGAACTTTACGACGTGCGTATGTCGGGAAGTTGGAGAATGCCCTCAGAACTTTCGTCTTCTTACGATACTTGTGATCACTACCCTTAAACAGCTGATTTCATTTCACGTACTCTCTGTATTCAAAAGGGCTGAGTTCTGCGTTAAACAAATCAGCAATCTCGTCTTCTCGTCAAGTGATGCATGCAAGTGGGTTGTGAGATATTAACCTTAACAGTTCGTGTCTTGGCCATTCATCATTATTGATGGTTCCCTAATAATTCGATCCAGATGGTGATACCATGCAGCACCATGTTACTTGGATCCAATGAGCTAAACCTGTGGATCGAACGAGCGGTGGCTCCACAGGAAACATTAGCACACACAGGAAGGAGAAGAATATTGGAGTACACGAGCAGCCTACTTTATATCTAGAATGACAAACGAGGCCCAGACTTAAAGATGGCGAATATTTAAGTTCGTGcatgagatagatagatagatctcCAGGAATAGTAGATCCTGCCTAAAGGGATCCACTCATGCTGAAGAATACTGGACGTTCATGTCTCAGACAGTGGTAGTTCCCTGTAGATGAATGGAAAGAACATATTGTCGTTATGCGAGACAAGCAACGTTATATTCCAGATTGACGCAACCGAAACAAACAAAAACAGGTTCTATATCCATATTCCAAACTGTAAAATCATGTAGCCACCCTCTAATGCTGACGACTTTGTGTGCCAGTTGAACCTCATCTATGATCACTCTCCCAGATTTGattccatatatacatatatatggacATGGAACATGGGCTCTGTAATATGATGAAGAACCCTTAAGGCAGCAGGAAATGAGCAGCTGCGGCTTGTTGGAGAAGTTGTTTACATCAGGAGAATGATAAGAGCAAGAGAGGAGTCATCTTTACCTAAAGCTGCGGTCCATATACAACACGACTCAGCTTTCATGGAATCGTCGCAGGGAAAGATAGCAGCAAGTTGGTTGGGGCATGGAGAACCCTCACCTATTGGGAACCTGTTGAGTTGAGCTTCCTTTTGCCCACTTGATCtgcaaaagaaattccatgactgTGGCTAAATTTGCAGGGAAGAGTTCCAAGGATGCATGAGTATTGTACCCTCAATCGACTGCTGAAACTCGACTACCAAGTCTGTCTTAACGTTCCCATCATTGGCAGCAGCTTTCCATTAACAATGAGAGACACAGTCGCCACTGGGTTCAAGTTGACAAGAGATGCTGTTTGCCAGTGGGCAAGGACAATAATTGCTACAAATTCGTTGTATTTATTCTTACTGTTCCTCCTCCTGATTGAGATATATTAATTACATCACTGTCAAATATATTTTAATCCTACTGTTTGGTGAATTTGGACTCCTCTATATTTGTTATGTTTATTATTGCTATTCCATGAATGAGTCAAAGTGGAAATTAAGCATCATTCTGATACGACAGCTTAAAATCTATTTATTTAGACATGTGGGACAGTTTCATAATATATCTCCATCGATATCTCACCAACACCCAAATCTGGAGTTTTTGTGATCTTAATATCATATGGTAATCATCTCAATTGTAGCTATAAAGATTAAATTCGATTTGAACAGGGGAACCAACATCATATATTAGTCTTCTTCCTTCCGAGAAGGTGTTTAGACGGCACTTATCTGCTTAATCATGTTATTTCTTCACCTGCTCATATTCCATATCGCATATGGGGACTTATAAACTCTGTTTATATTCTTTTTGGGGAGTAATGACCATAAACTTACGACCTTCTTTTGATAAGGATTTGTTTGTGATTAGAGCTGAAGTAGCAGAGAGTTGCAGTGGTTGCTAAAGAGAATTATATTGAGCTTAAGTTTAAGTACAGTAAACAAGGCATCTTTACGTCTGCCTGCGATATATGTACAACACAGATTCACAGGAAGAGAAACAGAAGTCTTTTGAGCTCAGTGATGTCTGATATTTCTGTCTGGTTCTTCTGGCTGATGATATACGGTAGACTGCTGCCTGTAATATTCCATGCATAGGTAATGAATTCTTTATACTTCACTCCGGTTGACACTTCAGCCTGCCAAAAAAGGGGAAGAATTTTTAGATGATACAGTTCGAATTTGCTTGATGATAGCTACCAAATTCCATTCTAGAGAACTAAGTTCATGAAGCTTTCACGAGCAGATTGGAGGTCTTATTGTCAAAAGGATAGCAACACTGGATGGGAGTGAAACGCGTTACTGAGATGCCAAAAGGCATCCTAAAGTTCGCTTGGAGAACGGCAGACAACAACCCATGATATCAACATTTCCTAAAAGTGAATGCAACCTTAGGAGAACGCAGGAGTAGGAAAGGGTAAGTGAGAAGGAAGAGTACCCCTGTTGCCGGCCGAGTGGTAATTGGCGCGAGGCATTTGTCCCGTCTCGATGCGAAGGAGGTCCTCCACGAGCAGCTGGTAGTGCTGCTTCACTTCCTGCTCGGACTTCCCGCCGACGGCGCGCGCCACCTTGTGCCAGCGGTCGGGCGTGTCCTTGTCGTACTCCACCAGGGCCATCTCGAACACCTTGTTCTGCTTCGGCGTCCAGGCGGAGCTCAACGAACAGGACGCCATCTCTAAACAGAACAATAGAAGTCGGCTCTAATGCTAATGGATCACTTGTCGCCTTCTGAAAACTGTGCTGCTGCTACGGAGAGGAAGTCGTCGTGGTCTGATCTTTATAAGCTGTGCTGCGGTGGGGTGTGCACAGTTGTGAATGATATTTCCATGGGGTAGGAAATCAAAGGCAGAACAGGCGATCACtggattggggaagagaataaGGCAGTGATTTGATGGGTGGGAGAATCACACCGTTCTCGTAAAGCCATGGAGTTATTTACAAATCTTTATCTGAGCCTTCCTCCTcacaaatcttctttttcttatcCCATGCCATATGCTGAAACATCTCAGTGGATATTCGTTCTTCTACCCGCAAGAACACATCGACTCCAGAGCACGTAAAGCTGCGAGCCAAAAGCATAAGAGAGAAACTTTGTTCGTGAGGGTAACAGATGTGACAACAATATCACCAGTCTGGTGATTCCTCCGTTTGCTTTAGAGCAAGTTGCGTCGGAGAACCTCAATCTTGGGGAATTAGGATGATGTTTGATGCTTTCCCTCTGCAAGTTGATCCATGTGTGATACTGTTGCAGATTCAGCAGGGTAGCTCTGGAGGGTGCAGTAGAGCCAAAAGGGAGAGGAACTATCAGAGATTCCAAAGGCTTTCTGCCATTTGCAAAAGCATGAACCCACTTGGGACATCAAAATAAAGGAAACAAATCTGCTAGTCTCCTGTGACTCCGGAGTGGAGAGGTCAAGCCCACCATTCGTCAACTCTCACAGTCGCATCTTGTGACCGTAACAGGACTCCACTCCACCAGGATCTTAACCTCTACCCAACCCTGCATTGGTTCTTCAGTTCTTTACTGTGGAAGATTAAGATCCATGAAACCGACAGGTCCCCCCCATGCAGGAACCCATACTTCCAGAAAGTGGTCCGGGAGATACTGATTCCTGCTGATAATAAGAATAATATCACTATTTTCTATGATGCCCACCTCCAGAAAGTAATGACTGGATTCCTTCCCTTTCCACGATCACAGGTTGGTCGGCATGGATTTCAGCTATGGTGCTGCTTGGTTTGCAAGTTGACTGCTTCCATGGCAATCTTGGTATCGATCTCAGCGGAATACGTTCACATCACCAGATTCCAGGATTCACAGGCAGGGGAGAAAGCCAGCCAGGCGAAGCTGCTGCATCACCTGGGGGGGTGTGGAAGATTAAGCGCGGGGATGATTAGTTTATGGAGCCACACGAAGCTCCGGCCGTGAAAGGAATTCCTGTTGTCTGCTGAAGTAGAATTCATCCTCAAGCCCCGCAAAGACCAGCGGTCGATCAGACGACCTTTTTGAGGGAATCTCGCGGGAAAGAGGCTTTCCCGGGGTCAAAGATATGCCGCTGCTCTCGAGCTTTACACCAGAGAGACTTAAAAGTTCTTCCATTACCAGGCTGTTCTTTGCTGACATGATCACAtttaacagaaaaataaaaagaataaacaTATGAATAATCATTTTATTCCTGATAATGCATTTATTAACGTAAGATGATTAGCTTTTGTTACCACCATAATGCTTCCTTTTATATATTTTAGACAGTGAAAGAAAAGCTTTCCAGCTGTTTTACATGAGATTTCCGGCTTGCAAATCCGTGGATTTGCCAGTGGTTGCAATCCAATTTCACGATCGGATGTTATTGCAGCTTCGGCAGTAAAGAATGAAGAGACTCTGACAAATATTGGTAGTGCACGCTTTCACCGGTTCCGAATCATCACTCCGTCGTTCACGTGGCAGCCAACCTGATTTAGCACCGACGTGAAGAAGCCGCCTCCGTCGACTCTCGCATCCATCGATGGCGGAGAAAACGGCAGGATGACGTCCCTGAGCGTCACCATGCCCTCGAGTCGCCCAGCATCGCCGACCAAAAAGCCGCTCTCCCTCATCGAAGCGGCCATGATCTCCATGGTTTTCTTGAGGCTGTCGGACTTCCGGAGTACTGCTGGGTTGCTCAACCGAAGAAACCTCGCGTTCTTCATCCTTAGAAGACCAGCTGGGGGAGCCTCCGTTTCTGTGTATCGATTTCTGCTCTGTTCACTCGCAGCATATCGAACCTTAATGAATTCTTCGACTGCAAACGTCCTGCAAGAGTCCTGAACTTTAATTACCAGCTTTCTTCTTCTGAGCAGTGAACAACTATTTTGTCTCAGGGGAGATCATCAACTTACTTCCTGCGGATGAACAAGGAATCGTCCTCCAAAAGGAGATAAATATCCGATCGCCTCACACATCCGAGCAGCGTTCCAGACCTTCGATCCACCACCAGCACTCCATCAAGTTGCTTATCCCACAGTACGTGCACGGCATCTGCTAAACTTTGATCCGAGAAGACCGAAACGACTCCAGCAGCATTCATCAACCTACGACAGCAACATTAAGTTAGTTCACGTCGCTTTGGTACATTGCTATGGTAGCATTGTGTTGACTACCGGTATTCTGAGAGGGATTTCTCTGCAATCTCATCAAACCATTCGAGTCCACTCGACTGAAGAAGCAACTGAATCACTGCATGCTAGAAAACAATGAATACATATTATTTTCAGAACGCGGATATCTGAAACATATACTCAACAAGTGTAGTGACTCACATACGATTGATTACCTGAGTAATAAACCCAACTATGCTAGAGTTGGATGACTCGATGACTGGTATGACATTTAACTTGTGATGCTTTGTGAAAAGCAGCAGCACATGAAAGAGTGTGTCATCCTCATGGGCAGGGAAGAAGGGTTCCCATAAGAATGACTTGGTCAGCTCTATGATCTGCATGAAATAGTTTTTAGGTACACACGCTGCACATTTGATGCTCGTTCAAACAAATATACACATATTTATCGAAGACAATTGACTGTCAAGATTTGTACAAGAGAAtgctttgattttttttcctttagagAACAAAAGAATACCTTAGTCTGTCCGATCTGATAGTACTTCTCTAGCGTATCAAAGAACCCATGGTTGCCTTCCTTTGATGCAGCTCTCGCTTTGTCAATTTCCTGGTAACATACGCATGTATACGAAAGGAACCTAATATGTTCTTCTTCCTCTGTGATTTAGAGGCTCAAAACGACACTACGATCACTCACCTCAAGCGACCATAAAACCATACTCGAGAACTCGATGAAGCCAATATCTCGATCCATAGACTTCTTGGACGCAGAATCTGCTGGATCAATGATCGCCGCGCCGGATACATTGTTCTCATACAGCAACCGGATTGCATGCGCCACGCAGTCGTCAAATTTTACCTCCAAAACTGTGATAACATTAACATACCACACTGGTGATTCCTCCAACCTATTCGTCAAACAAAGCTTTAGAAAGAAAGCCGAAACCGGATCAATAGCATCAGCCATTTTGCTCGGATTAAGACACGGATTCTTAGATACTGTCATCTTCCCTCTTCTTCAAATACTAGTGTTTCCATTAAACATGTGAAGGATGCAAGGAAGACGAAGGGCATGCAAGCGCACCTGGCACGGAACCACGAATACCAGGGATGGCAGTGATAGGAATGTGATCGAAAAAGGACTGCAGCACAGAGCCGGAGTCTTCTTTTCGATCGCTGTCGCCGTCTCCTCTTGCTCCTGGAGGCATGGCCTCTCCCTTCCTTCCGACCACCGCCGAAGTGCTTCATGTTATCACTTCCACAGCCCCTCGGATCCAAAACACATCCGTGTGTGCGCGTTGGTGCAGCCCGGCACTATCGCCGAAGCCATTAACGTGGCGGGTGGCGCAACAGCATCAGGTCCTGCACGCATGCTTCTTCCAACACGTGTCACGAACTCGCGTGTTTGGCTCCCCTTAAAGACCCAATATTGACCCATCCATTACGATTTCCAGGACAACTAATCTCCGCCGTTGATTTGACTCAAGATTAGAACTCATTCCTTCCTCTCTTGTACAAATCGAATGATTTATTATTCTAACAGAGAATTCAGATGCGGATGAAAGCAGCGGATCAAACAAAAGCCGGTCTCAACGCATGACGTGTGCCCCAGCAGAAGCAGAGGCGGTGGTTGATGGGATGGGCGTCTCCTCATCCTGGCTCAGAGGCGGAGGCCGTCGCCGCGTGGGGCCGTCCGGCTCCTGATAGGAGGGCCGCTATCCTAGCGGACTCGATCAGATACGCGTCATCCGACGTCATTCGTATTCCCCTTCTCTCTCCCTCGTTCTCGTGGAAGCTGAGATCAagcagaagacgaagaagaagacgaagaatgcAAGAGAAGGAAGACATTTTTGATATCCTTCTCCGCAGGGGTAAATCCCGAGCTTATTTATTTGATTTGGTCATCGGATctcgtttttcctttttttctcgtAATTTGTTTCGGAAGAGGAATCATGACATCTCACTTTGTTCCAATCGTGTCATGATGCCGGAACCTGGGTTTTGTCAGCCCTAATCGATCCGACGCTGGCTTCTTTTTTATCGGCATCGCCCATTATTAGATTGATTTCTTGTTCAAACTCAAGAAAGAGATTTTGTTTCGATGGATTTGGATGTGAATTTGTACGATTTGATTTAAGGTTTCCATCCATTCTGTCGAAGTTCGCACTGATTTAGAGGTTTGGGGATTCTGGTCCCTGAAATGCTGAATGCTATAGCCATGACGGTGATTCGTGGACATCGCGATGAACTTTCTTGACGCACTTATTATTGGAGTGTTTTTATGTATTACTCAAGAAATAGAATGATTTATAAGGCTAGATGGATTACTATTATTATATAGCCATGTTAGTTTATATCTTTTTTCCTACATATGCAATGCATATGCTTTCTTCATTCATAGGCATGCCTTTTAATTCAATGAGCGTGactgcttaattttgtctcacaTTAGAAGTGAGAGGATAACAGTGATCGCATCCAATATTAATGAGTCTATCATCATTAAtgttgcttaagcattttgagcaGCCTTTTAATTAATTGGTCCCATGTGTATTGGATAAGTATTCTTATGAGGTCGCTTCAATGAAACTTGCATATTCATGCAAATATTGATGTTACTTGTGAAGCGCATTGAGTTGGTAGCTAAGAGCTTATAGTTCATTGTAGTTGTCCTTTCTTTTGTTTGTTCTTTCTATAGATGATCCCTACATTTAATTCTTACCTTTCCTTTGGAATCAATGAATGTGATGTCTTGATTTAGCCTCACTATGTGgttgtcttttcttttgtttcttttttctatggATGATCCCCACATTTAATTTTTACTTTGTCTTTGGAATCAGTGAGTGTGATATCTTGatttagtctcacatcgaaaAGTGAAAAAATGAATATAATAATATCTAATGCTTCATCATCCTACTACCTTAAACTTGTGATTAAGTATTTTGGATCATTGGTTTAAGTTAACGGTTGGTAAGAGCTGTGACTTCCCCATGCAAAGAATCCCATGTCGAATTTGCATTCCTTGATGACGTGACAAATTTTTGACATTTGTTCAATTTGTTGCCATGTTAAGAAGAATGTGATTTATAAAGTTAAGCCAATGAACAAGTGTATGAGAGTAATACTTGGTGTCAGATATTTTTGCTATCCATGGATTCTACTTATAATTACTACTAAATGACATTTATCTGAAAGACACTTTGATTGGCTATATATATTATGCATGTTGTTTTTTAATTCCTCCTGATGCATTAACTTTTGTCCCCGGCGTGGTTCTGGTAATCTTTTCCCTGTTATTCTCCTTTCTACTGATTTTGTCTTGTGAGTCTTCAAGTCATCGTTTCTAGCTACTTTCATCATCACAATTTATTTGCTTGCCTATTCTGTTGCAGCTTCTTAAGATTCATCAGAGCTCATCATGTCGGACATGGATGTCAATGGACATATGAACCAAAACGCGGAGACTGCCGTGCCATCATCTCAGGAGGAGGTGATATTTAAacttatactttttttttataaatttctattacaTCAAATGATGTACATGACGTTCACACGTGGATTCGAACTTGAAACCTCCATATGTCTCAACAAAGACAACTTGCACCATTTATTTATTCCTTCCTTCCATTTTAAGCACTCGCTAATGGTATTCAAATTATATATGCACAGCTTTTAAGAATGTCTTGACGAAGATTTATCAGCTCGTGATTATGTATAATTAACTTTTTGCAGGAGGAAGCAATCAAGAAAAAAGATGGAGGAATTTTACCCAAAAAAACCAGTCACATCCAAGGTAATCGGAACCATTTCTGTTGCAAGTTTCATTACTGTTCTAAATATTCTTTCTTAAGCGTGCTGAACGTTGTAAAAGTGGAAACAAATACTACGGTAGGACCATGAACTGGCTTACTTTGATTCATCAGGCTGGGCTTTAGGGAAGGTATCATTATCAGCTCATAC
This Musa acuminata AAA Group cultivar baxijiao chromosome BXJ1-2, Cavendish_Baxijiao_AAA, whole genome shotgun sequence DNA region includes the following protein-coding sequences:
- the LOC103976366 gene encoding SNF1-related protein kinase regulatory subunit gamma-1-like, which encodes MADAIDPVSAFFLKLCLTNRLEESPVWYVNVITVLEVKFDDCVAHAIRLLYENNVSGAAIIDPADSASKKSMDRDIGFIEFSSMVLWSLEEIDKARAASKEGNHGFFDTLEKYYQIGQTKIIELTKSFLWEPFFPAHEDDTLFHVLLLFTKHHKLNVIPVIESSNSSIVGFITQHAVIQLLLQSSGLEWFDEIAEKSLSEYRLMNAAGVVSVFSDQSLADAVHVLWDKQLDGVLVVDRRSGTLLGCVRRSDIYLLLEDDSLFIRRKTFAVEEFIKVRYAASEQSRNRYTETEAPPAGLLRMKNARFLRLSNPAVLRKSDSLKKTMEIMAASMRESGFLVGDAGRLEGMVTLRDVILPFSPPSMDARVDGGGFFTSVLNQVGCHVNDGVMIRNR
- the LOC103975981 gene encoding protein RADIALIS-like 3; protein product: MASCSLSSAWTPKQNKVFEMALVEYDKDTPDRWHKVARAVGGKSEQEVKQHYQLLVEDLLRIETGQMPRANYHSAGNRG
- the LOC135612758 gene encoding protein RADIALIS-like 4 isoform X2; its protein translation is MASSSKSSSRKLEQPWTEEENKRFEIAIARYDDTPDRWQNVARAVGGKSVEEVKRHYEELENDIKLIDSTTEPIYSYPNSNSWRRNGTADRSRG
- the LOC135612758 gene encoding protein RADIALIS-like 4 isoform X1, translating into MASSSKSSSRKLEQPWTEEENKRFEIAIARYDDTPDRWQNVARAVGGKSVEEVKRHYEELENDIKLIDSTTEPIYSYPNSNSWRRNGTADRSRGG